The Dermacentor silvarum isolate Dsil-2018 chromosome 3, BIME_Dsil_1.4, whole genome shotgun sequence region GCAAACGCCATTCCATAACAGAAAGCTCGCTTAGCGGGCCAGTATAATCCAGACCATGTTGACAACATCTAGCCcatgtcagcctctagagtctgtaaaggagtacgtttatctaggtcaaatactcacacgggaccctggtcatgaaaaaaaatttacagaagaataaaattgggttggagtgcatacggcaggcattgccaaatcctgactgggagcttaccactgtcgttaaaaagtgtacaatcattgcattgtaccagtgctaacatatggggcagaaacttggaggttaacaaagaatcttgagaacaattaaggactgcacaaagagtgagggaatgaaaaatgttaggcctaacgttaacagacaggaagagagtggtgtggatcagagagtaaacgcggatagccgatattctagctgacattaagagcaaaaaatggagctgggcaggccatgtaatgcgtaggatggataaccggtggaccattagggttacagaatggataccaagggaaggaaagcgcagtcaaggacggcagaaaaataggcggggtgatgaagttaggaaatttgcaggcgcaagttggaatcagctagagcaagacaggggtaattggagatcgcaggaagatgccttcgtcctgcagtggccataatttagggtgatgatgatgatgatgaccaacTTGACGCTGACTAGTTTACACTGGACAGACAACCGCCAAATGGACAGACGGAAATAAAGGCTAGTATTTTAAATCGAGGCTGCGATCGGAGAAGTTCGCACTGGGCGAGGGcagcacgttttgatgacgcacgCTTTTCGTTATATACGGATGCTGCGCATATCCCTGCTCCTTAAAGGGTATTCACACGAGGGATATTTTCTCGGGGGACACGGGTGGAGTCTAGCGACGGCAACCGCCGCCGTAGGCGTCCCCCACTTGCAGGAGCCGTGCGACCGGCGAAGGGGCACAGTGATAGCGGACTAGTCTGACGGCTTCTACTCTCGACACCGCTCTTCTACAATTTCACCTTTTCCTACGCTTCATATGTATAGTGTCCCAAATGAACAGGAATTGTTTGACTAGGGGAAAAATACAAAACTGGCATCGTCGCTTAATTTGGTCATCGCAGTGGAACACGTGCGACGCGCCTTCGCAATGTGACAGGCCTGCCAACCAAAACAACGAGTGATTGCGACACTATTCTAGGTCCTATTTTAGTACAACTTGGTCAAGGTTCCCTGACACCAGCAAGAAATTCCGCCGTCTCCCCCGCCAAGCGCAGATCATTTGTTCCGTCCCGATAGAAGGTCCCCTCTCCCCGGGGATAGGTGGCGCCGGCAAGGCATCTCGCAAAATCGTGATTTCCCCCCTTGACTGTCGTGTGAAACCTGCCTTAGCGACACCAGTTACAATACATATGCACGTGTACTGATGCTTCTTTGCCGCGCTTACCATAACATTTTGCAAACTTGGGCATTTGCAGGTAAAAGACTTGAGCAGCTACCGGTTCGAAGACGGCAGCTTCGACGACTTCTTCGAGGCCTTCTTGACGGGTGACATTGCATACGGCGACTACTTTGAGCACGTGATGGCCGGATACTCTCTGATTAAGGAACCCAATGTGTTATTCCTTACTTACGAAGAACTTATCACGGACACGCgaggtgcagtgcttcgcttgGCTCGCTTCATCGGAGATCGTTACGGCGCTATGTTGGAAGAAGACGGTGACGTGCACCAGAGGCGCATGGACGTGATCCTCCAGGCAAGCTCTGCCGAGAGCATGCGAAACGTGATGGTCTTAAACTTAAACGCACATCCGGACCCTCACGTTGACAAGCTGTTGAAAGATGTAGATGCCTCTTCTAAGCGTGTGCACGGAGGCAACACCAAGCTCTACAACTTTGTTAGAAACGCGAAGATGGGTGGTTGGAAGGACCACTTCACGGCAGAGCTGCTGCGACGCATGGAGGCCACGATAAAGGAGAAGACCCAAGGGTGCGACGTCATGGAACTTTGGGCGGACGTAAGACGAGATACTCAGCGTGCCTGTGAAGCAGAGTAATGACGATTACGTTGCATGCCTGTAGCTTAGAACACAAAGGAAACTGAATAAAAGTAAATTTGAAGCTAAAGGCCCCAAATCGTCGTAGTAAAATTCCACCTGCAGGCATTCCACTCTCATTTCTTAAGCTGTATGATGTTAAATGAGTAAATTATGATTCTCGTACGCTTATACCAGGTTGCAGTTGGACTCCTGCTTAGCATCAGGACTTTAAAATTGCAATAGCCTGGACaccaaacatacaaaaaaaaatattgctatGTGCAGGGCGTCCTAGACAAAGTGCATCAGGTTTTCAAACAAACAAAACCTGCTATGCAGTTGAATCTGGTAATTTATTGTTAGCAGATACCCAAAGGAGCTCCTGTATCTTTCGGGCCCATTATTACTAATTAGAAATTATGAGCCAATTGTTTCTTCTTTATATTTACACGGCAATATGCGAACACGAGGCTTTTAGAACACGTACCTAAACATGTGCTTGGGTTGTGGGCGCCGCCCTATCCTCTAGCACCTTTTCCCTGTTTTAAAAAGAAAGCCCGCAATCCTTGAAAGAACCCGCGGCCTCACACTTGCGCACGTCAGCAGTGCTACTCTCAAACAAGCTGCGAATGATGTAATTCTGCTAGCGTAATAGTAACTCTCGTTCATAAATATGTGGGCTTCGCCATACATGACAAATCGATATCCTGGGCTGCGGTCCTTGATAACTTGGCTATGGCCAGTTGCTTATCCCAGTCACGAACTGCCCCGAGCTCTGGTGGGACACAATTTTCGTCGCTAGCAGGAACTTAATGACCACACAAACATAAACACCCCGCCAAATATATTAAACATTTGGAAAGATTCTCATGGAGGGCGTTTATTCCGTCACTGCTCTCGAAAAAATACGCCGTTATATTTACTAGACATTTCCCGACAGAATTGGCTGCCAACTATTTCCCGTAAAGTGGACGGGCGTCCGCAATTTCATTTCACAATACTGAAATGACGCGCTGTTATAATTACAGCAATTGCCCGTAAAAAGCACAAAGGTCTGTAGTTTCATTtcccgcccaggcccgagaggtcgcccgtcatcgcctcacagtgtcgcaagcttctcaaaagcgaCGCTACAACCTTCGGCACCGaaaccaccatttttcacctggttgtcttgtccttctctggacgccttcacgtcgcgtcagcttgtcggagaaactcctttcccgttactctggtccataccagatcttacaacaactgtccgacgtgacatacgagatcgccccagtcggttagccttcagtgcctcccaacgtcaccagcgatgttgttcacgtcgccaggttcaagccctatgtctccacATTAGGATAGGCTCTATAACCTGCActgggacggagctaaccccaccgggagggtgatgttacggtgaaggtaAAGAAGAAGGGGACACTAAACAGAGGatgacgaagactctggccgttgcctgaacgccattgacatcgcttgtaaatatacattattctacactcgtgggcctgctttctttctgcaACAATCTATAAAGGAATTTCGTAAAAAATATACAGAAGTCTTAATGGGCATTCTAGGGCATCATAATATCAGGCCATTTACAGGAATTGCCCTTAAAGAATTCGGGCTTCTCTAATTTAATTTGAACGCTCTACAATGACATCCCGTCTTACTTACAATTTTAGCAGTTGTTCTCTAAATTCTCCTACGATGCTGTTCTATAAAAAAGAGCCTGCTACATTTATTATTCATCATTATTTGAGTATTCCGCTTACTCGGAAAGTGTCCTTCATAACCCTTGCTGCCGAGTCTTCTTGTTTTAACAGAAACTTCACACTTCACTAGTTATGCATTTGAGCTGAACAAGAAAAATTGAAAACACCTTGAAAAATGTGACTGGCAATAAAACCAAACAACGGTTAATGCAAACATTAATGTATATTTGCCATCATTTTGCTCGTATATTTGATCGccatcgacgtgccgattctagcgtaagggcttccgaagccgaggcgaaACGGCAGCGAAGAGCTAcggaccctgagtttagggcaaaagaAACGggacgcctgcgacagcgtcgtcgtGACACAAGTTACGCTTACCCCATTTACTGGcgaggggaagggctctgaatttttttgggCCCTGCGATATACACACGAACAGTGGAAAGCAAGCTCGGTAAGTACGCCCTACGTGCTAACCGCTATAGAAGCATGGACAAGCAGCTCATTCTCGAATACTAACGAGTGACGTATGCAGTAGCAGAAATGCTGCTGACCAACGAATGTATTATTTAAGGAAGGAGGTAGATTATAACTGGCTTGCTGGCGGTGTTGAAGAAAAATATGCATTTGAGGCTACAGTTTTCATATTGAAGTACACCATGGAGAACGGCAAGATGCTTGAGCTGTGGGTAGAAAATGAACACAAAGTATAAGTTCTGGAGCATGAAAATCTTCGCGGTGTGCCGCTCTCACTACGCCAGAATTCACTTTAATTTTCACAATTACAAAAAGTTGtttgaggcaaaaaaaaaagaaaacgccattaTACAATGCCGCTTTTATGATCCTATGGTAAAGGTTAAGCAGCTGTTTCTGACCCGGTGTTTTCACAGTTGATTTTGCGCCACAACCTGGTTTGATCCCGAGAAATGCCCTATAAGGATTTAAACAAAATATGAAAAAACTGAATTGCATGCAAGCCCGATGAAAGAGAGCAATGCGCATAAGGGGTACCACGCTCAACCGGTAAAATACAAGTGATGCTGTGAAGTATGCACTCACTTTTGCACTTACGCTGAATAGACTTACGCAGAACGCTTGGTTAAGCTACAGTGAAGGGCCTAGTTTACTTCccattgacacagacaagttggGATTTCTGATTACATGAACAAAATTCAGGCGCAAACATCTTCAGTAGCATAGGCGCTTTA contains the following coding sequences:
- the LOC119444448 gene encoding 3-alpha-hydroxysteroid sulfotransferase; the encoded protein is MHLVHRKPYYQIIDGVPRCPFARPEDLRRALAFVAKKGDLLQISYPKSGTHWVQYITQLILREGDPLRTYEEFSEAAPFVEYRADAESYTASTPVRTLCTHLALRREQLNPDAKYVYVARNPWDVCVSLYHHVKDLSSYRFEDGSFDDFFEAFLTGDIAYGDYFEHVMAGYSLIKEPNVLFLTYEELITDTRGAVLRLARFIGDRYGAMLEEDGDVHQRRMDVILQASSAESMRNVMVLNLNAHPDPHVDKLLKDVDASSKRVHGGNTKLYNFVRNAKMGGWKDHFTAELLRRMEATIKEKTQGCDVMELWADVRRDTQRACEAE